In the Candidatus Cloacimonas sp. genome, TACTTACTGATCGGCAAAGAGATAGCTGCATAATATAAAATATTTCTTACTTTTAGGTATATAGCCATTTTTACACTTGTCTGTTTCTTCTTAAAGGTGTGCAGATCAAGACCATCCCGAAAGCATCCGATATGGCGATACGGGATGGTTACGGGTTGGTTTTCAGGCGTAGCCGAGTTATGAGTAAGGAAGAAGACGCTTGCAAGTGAATTATGGATAAGCTACCAGATAGAGTGCGAAAAAGTAAAATTTCATTAGGAATCAAATGGCTGAGTTGAAATCTGCTTCAGGATATTATAGCTAATGTAAAACGCAATTGTCTTGTTATTTACTCTGTAATTTCTGTCTAAAATGCAATTGTTAGAAAATATGGCTGCTGGAAATGTGGGTTAATCCCCAATATGAGTGTAGTTTCTAATACCTTTACTGATCAGTTCAATGGATTCCGCCAAGGATGGCATAGCGGAAAAGTATTTACTGTAAATAATCTTCAGATCTTGATGTTCCTTATTCAGGGGATTTACATCGGGCAATTCATACAGCAAATCATAGTCCTCATTGGCTTTTACGGTTGCATATTCATAATCGACAGTGCGGATGTAATTTCCTTCCTCATCAAAAAGGCCTAAAATAAAAAAGCCCGTTATTTCAACGGACAATTTATTATGCAAAGAAACATAAACATCGGCAGGATGAGGTAATTTGGCTACATCATAGAGGAAAAGTTCATCTTGTGACACTGGAACAACATTGATCTCACTATCTAAATCAAATGCTTGTTCATCAATCCAGTTACCAGAATAGGAACGAGCAGATCTAAAACCGCCAAAATAAGCAAGCGATCGTTCTTCGTATTCTTTCATTCCCGGGTCATTGATTAGATAGGATGAAGGTTTGTCAGAAGGACCATCCTGCTTGATAACCAACACCCAATGGCTTCTTCTGCCGGTAACTTTTACAATAACTTTGTTACCTTTTCCCAGTTCGCCAGAAAGAAAATCCCAATCATTACGCTTTGTGCTTTGGGCAACTAATTCCAGTCCTAATCCACTGCCGTCAATTTCTCCGGGAATTTGCCAGCGCATATTGCTGCCAGAATATCCACCATTTTTTTGTAACCATTCATTTAAGCGGTCAGGCGTCATATATTGATTGCTTGCTTCTGCATTTAATAACATAGAAAGACAACTGAGAACACAGCCACTACTACCGATGGAACTTCGGCTCGAACCCAATTGTTCTGATTTCCAGCGCTCGTCGCTTTGCGAATACCAGTTAAAACTTCCTGCCAATAAAGGCAAACACAAAAGCAAGGTTAAAATTAATGTATTGAATCTCTTCATAAGCAAGTCACCATTAGTTAACAGAATGAAAAACAATCATTTATGCTTTTGAAACCAAATATATGGCAGGACTGATTTGTCAAACTTTTTTTTAGCTTAATAGGCAAAGACAACTCCGCTGACGGGGAAAATCCATTCATCCGGTCGGCTGGAAACGCTAATTTCGTTATTGGTAATATTCACCACCGGGTCTTTATCCTGTCCGGAAAAAAAAGGTACACAATCCACACTCGCAATGTCCTGAGGAAAATGGAAGGAAATATTCACGCCGCGCGTAAGTTCCGTGATAAAAACGCTGAATTGATGCGTAGATATAGGATACAATGTCTGAGTATTTATCATAAAATGCACTTTTTTACCTATCTTTTTCTTCAGGTCAGGATGGCTGCATTTAATTTCCAGGCAGTCATTTATGTAGTTTACGGAGGTCTCCAAAATGAGCTCATCCACTTGTGCCAAACAAACTATAAAGTTTTCAGTGTTCAGTTTGAAGCTATCATCCATCAGCCATCTGTATTCAACATCATTGCGTTTAAAATAATGTCTTAAAACTTCATCAGAAGAAGCGCAGGCAACTAAAAAATAATCATTGCTCAGCACTTTATCAAAACTGAGGGTAGTGGTTGCCTTATAATAGCCGGCGTTTAAAGAACAGGAAAAGACGATTTGGTGCTGAAAATTATGGCGATAATGAATGTCCTTATCCTTGTAAAAAAAGAAATCCCGCAGCATTTCACGATAGATAAGTTCGCCAATTTCTATGTTTTGCATTCGTTGAGCGATGGCAGATTCGATTATTTGGTTCAGTTTAGTATCAGGAAAATCATCAGGGACAAAATCTCGCCGGGATAAAGGTGTGCTGTGCAGCAATTTACCATCTTGAAAATAATACCGTTTGGCGCGTCTGCCAACCTGACAAAGCAATTCATAGGAACTTCCGTTGTAATGGGCAACCAAATTTTCCGCTCTAATTTCTTTGCTCTCTCCGCCCAAAAGAATTGCCGTATCCCCAATTGCTGGAGCTTTTACTTCGCTTAAATCAATACAAATCATATCCATAGAAATGCGGCCAATTACTTGGCATAATTGATTATTTAGCCATACTACTCCGCAATTGGAAAGCATAAAATCATAACCATCGGCATAGCCAATGGGCAATATTCCATAAATACAATCCTTGGGGGCAATCCAAGCACGGTTATAACCGATTGACTCCCCTTTTTTAATCTGCTTGATTTGCGAAAGAGTAGTTTTAAATTTCATAACAGGTTGTAAACCAATGTCGTTATGAGACGGAATTTGAATTCCATAAGCCATAATGCCTATGCGAACTAAATTAGTCCCTTTTCCCAGTCCATTTACAAGTGCGTGAGAATTATTGATATGCACATATTTGGGTTTTGCCGGTAGCTTGTCTATTATTTTCCTAAAGCGTTCTTCTTGCAGTTGGCTAAATTCAAGATCATTTTCTGCAGAAGCAAAATGACTGAAAATACCCTCTATGACCAGATTATCCATTTCTGCTATTTTAGAATAAAAGGAAAGGAATTCACTATCCAAAATTCCGCTACGGTGCATACCTGTATCTACCTTCAAATGAACAATTGCTTTTATGTTTCTAATTTTGGCTGCCTTATTCAAGTCCTTGGCAAAATTGTAAGAAGATACATTTACAGCTAAGTTATTATCTAAAATGAGTATAATTTCATTCTTCAGGCAGGGAGAAAGAACTAAAATAGGAGATTTTAAGCCCTGCAATCTTAATAAACGCCCTTCTTCCGGATTGGCGACTCCTAAATAAACTGCTCCTTCCGAACAAGCAATTTGGCTTATTTCACTGGCTCCATGTCCATAAGCGTCTGCTTTCACAATCATCATAAATTGTTGCTGGGGATTTAAGTATTGCTTTAAAATATTTAGGTTTGCCTTAAAAGCAGAGAGGTCTATTTCCACTCTGCTTCTATCGGTGATTTTCTTCTGTAACATAAGCTATAAATACTTGGCAGCTAAATCTGCCAATGCGCTGCGTTCACCCTTATCCAAAGTGATGTGTCCAACCATAATTTCTCCCTTGAATTTTTCCACTAAAACGGAAAGCCCATTACTTTGCGAATCAAGATAGGGAATATCGATCTGGTAAGGATCTCCGGTTAGAACTACTTTGGTATTTTCGCCGGCACGCGTAATAATTGTTTTCATTTCATGAGGGCTTAAATTCTGCGCTTCATCGATGATAAAGAATTGATCTGGTAAGCTGCGGCCTCGGATATAAGTTAAAGGTTCCAATTCCAGCAAGTCATAATCAGTTAGGTAATTAATATCTGTTTTTTTATTATCTTTTCCGGAGGTGTGCAGTTTATCGGAATGGGCAGAAAGTAATATGTCCATATTATCATAAATGGGCTGCATCCAAGGATTAAATTTTTCACTTTTGGAGCCGGGAAGATAGCCCAAGTCCTTGCCCAAAGGAGAAATTGGACGCGAGATAACCAGGCGGGAATATTTTTTTTCTTCCACTACTTTATGCAAGCCAGCAGCCATCGCTAAAAGTGTTTTCCCCGTGCCTGCTCTGCCGGATAAACTCACTAAGCGGATGCTGTCATCCAAAAGAATATCTAAAGCCATTTCCTGTTCAAAATTGCGTGCTTGGATGCCATATATTTGCTGTCCTGTGTAGTGATTTATTTTATAGAGCTGATTTCTACCCTTATGATAACGCAAAGTGATATATTTGGCGGAATTATTAGGATCAAGTACACGAACAAACTGATTGGCAAAAAAATCACCAAAAATATTGTCAATGTATCCTTTCTGTTCCAATTCCCGATATTGTTCTGTTTCTAACTCGATAATTTCCCAACCCGTAAAGAATTCATCATATTTAATCGAATCGGTCTCAAAATTCTCAGCATTGATACCTACACAATCAGCTTTCACCCGCACATTTACATCTTTGGAAACAAGAGTTACGATGGACTGGGGATATTTTTCTTTCAGATATAATGCCGTGCCAATAATCATATTATCATTTTTGTCCATATATAAAAGGCGGGAAGCAGTAGCTACAATATCTTCCGTAATTACAACCTGAATAGTGCCTCCATTTTCTGTAGGAACGCCTTCTTTCAAACTGCCTTTTTTACGCAAAGCATCCAAATATCTACCAATCTGACGCGCATTTCTGCTTTTTTCATCTACGCCTTTTTTAAACTGATCAACTTCTTCTATAACGACGATGGGTATAACCACTCTGTTATCCTCAAAGGAAAAAAGAGCTTGTGGATTGTGAATTAGAACATTCGTATCCAGAACAAAGATTTTCTTTTCCATATCTATATCTTCCTTTTCTGTATATAATAATGTTTTTCTTTCTGCAGCCAAATGCAATGTTCTCTATCTCTCTAACCAAATCTATAAAGAACAAATATATGGTTATTTGAACTGCATTCAAAAAATCTTATCGTGAGACAATATACAATAATTGAAACATTATCTGCTGAGTCAATGTTTATTTTCTCTGTTGCATCAATCCTTCTGATTTTAAGTATTAAAATAGATAAAAAAATGGTGCTGAAGGGGGGACTCGAACCCCCATGAACGCATTGTTCACTAGTCCCTGAAACTAGCGTGTCTACCAATTTCACCACTTCAGCACATTGCTTATTCTTCTATTTTTAACAGGTGTTTTTTGTCAAGCACGAAATTTCGTTAAGTTAAGAATTTAGCGGATTGAAGCCGATAAACACTGATTATGAGGAAGGATTATTTTATCAAACAGGCATTTTCTTACTTTGGGCACGCCAATAACTTAATAAAATAAAGCCAAAACCGTAAAAGTTCATACTTGTTTAGATTTTCATATCATCTACCTACGATAACCTAATTTCGTAATTTACAAGATTTTCCTTGACGGTAAAACCCTAATTTAAAGGTTGACAGTAAATAAGCAACAAATATAAAAATAAAGGAGATTCATTAATGAAACGCAAAGTTATCATTATGGGAGCTGCTGGAAGGGACTTTCAAAATTTCAATGTTTACTTCCGCGATAATAAGGACTATGAAGTTGTAGCTTTTACGGCTACCCAAATTCCTGGAATTGATGATAAGAAGTATCCTGCTGCATTAGCCGGAAAACTTTATCCAGAAGGAATTAAAATTCATCCCGAAAGTGAAATTAAGAGCTTAATTAAGAAACACAATGTGGATATGGTTGTGTTGGCTTATAGTGATCTTCCTTTTGAAGTTGTGATGCATAAGGCATCTTTAGTGAATGCTTGTGGTGCCGATTTTATGTTAATGGGAACCCAAAATACCAGCATTAAAACCAGCAAACCATTAGTAACGGTATGTGCCGTAAGAACTGGATGTGGAAAATCTCAAACTACCAGAGCAGTTGTTAAAGCCCTAAAAGCAAAAGGACTGAAGGTTGTTTCTATTCGTCATCCTATGCCTTATGGAGATCTGGTAAAACAAAAAGTACAAAGATTTGCTGAACTGGAAGACCTCAAAAAACACAACTGCACTATTGAAGAAATGGAAGAATATGAACCACACATTATGATGAATAGTGTGATTTATGCAGGCGTAGATTATGCAGCAATCTTAAAAGAAGCCGAAAAAGAAGCTGATGTAATTGTTTGGGATGGTGGAAATAATGATATACCTTTCTACACTTCCGATAAAGAAATAAAAATTGTGGTAGTTGATCCGCATCGTCCTGGAGACGAGATTTCTTATTATCCCGGAGAAACAAATGTCCTATTGGCTGATGTAATTGTAATCAATAAAATTGATAGCGCTGATTTGATTGATATAAATGAAGTGAGAGAAAATGTGCGTGCCATCAATCCCACCGCTCAAATCATTGAAGCTGCTTCACCTCTATTTGTAGATCATCCGGAAATGATTTTGGGCAAGAAAGTTCTGGTCGTGGAAGATGGACCTACTTTAACACATGGAGAAATGACTTATGGCGCAGGTGTCGTGGCAGCAGAAAAATATGGCTGTGCCGATTTGGTTGATCCTCGTCCTTGGGCTGTAGGAGAAATAAAACAGACCTTCGAAAAATATCCTGATATAGGTATTTTATTACCAGCCATGGGTTATAGCGCTAAGCAAATTAAAGACCTCGAAAAGACCATTAATAGCACCGAATGTGACTCCGTTATTATTGCTACTCCTATAGACCTACGGCGTCTGATTAAAATAAATAAGCCAGCATGTCAAGTTAGCTATGAATTACAGGAAATTGGGATACCCACAATCGCTGATGTGCTGAAGAATTTCGGAAAGAAATCTAACAAAAAATAACAATTATAAGTATGGAGGTGGTTTTTTCCCACCTCCATTTCCGGTTTTTATATTTTAGTCGTATAGTTAATTATGCTGTTATCTCTTACAGTATATTAGCCGTTTGCTCATAATTAAACAAAGAGGAATTGAAAATGCCAAAAACAGCTGTTCTCGCTCTGGGTGGAAATGCTATAATCAAAGCTGGTGAACCAGGAACCATAACACAACAGTTTGCTAACACGCGTGAATCACTCGGTGGAGTTGTGGAATTAATAAAACGCGGTTATCATCTAAGTATAACTCATGGAAATGGACCTCAAGTTGGAAACCTTCTTCGTCAACAAGAATTAGGAGAAAAGGAAGGTATTTCACCTTTACCTTTAGGTGTGTTAAATGCAGCCACCGAAGGAACGATGGGCTATATGATTGAACAGAGTTTACAAAATAAACTGCATAAAAGTGGAATACAAAAACAAGTTATAACCATTATTTCACAAGTAGTAGTAGATAAAAATGATCCCAGTATGCTAAATCCAACTAAATTTGTGGGAAGCACTTATTTTTCTGCAGAACAAGCAGAAGAACTAAAAATTAAATTGGGTTGGACTCTCAAAGAGGACTCAGGTAAAGGATATCGCAGAGTTGTTCCTTCTCCTCATCCGGTGGAAATAATTCCCGGAGCTACAATCAAAGAACTGGTAGATAGGGGAGAAATTGTTATTGCAGTTGGCGGAGGTGGTATCCCTATTTATATTGAAGAAGATGGAACTTACGAAGGAGTAGATGCAGTAATTGATAAGGATTTTGCTTCTGCTTTATTAGCTCTGGAGATTAAGGCAGATCTATTTGTGATTTTAACTGGGGTGGAAAAGGTCTCCATAAACTACGGTAAAGCAAATCAGCAAGATTTGGATAAATTAACGATTTCCGAAGCCAAACAGTATTACGCAGAAAAGCAATTTCCAGCAGGTAGTATGGGACCTAAAATTATGGCTGCAATTGATTTTCTGGAGCGCGGGGGCTCGGAAGTGTTGATTACTTCCATAGATAAAATCGTAGATGCCATAGAGGGTAAAACAGGAACCCGAATTCTGTAGCTGAAGGTTCCAGACCTAATATTGTTCCTGTATCAAATACGGAACGATATTGCAATTTCATTATCAGTATATGGTTATAAAGATAGAAAGAAATTGCAGCATACGCATTCACAGCTCGAAGAAATAAAAGTTAATAACTAAATCACTGTAACCTTAAGGAAATCAGGAATTGGCTCTAATATTGCAACATTATGGCCAAGAAAATGAAAATATAGAGGTTATAATGAAACAATCTAAATGTTTAACATTGCTATTCGTAACCATTCTACTGTTGCCATTAGCAATATTTGCCAATAGCGGTAGTGATAAAAATGCCTTTAGTATAATAAATTCCAGTAGTTCAGAGATAAAAATTCAATTCTCGTTACCTGAATGGCAGATTAAACAAATTGATGATAAGGGTGAAATTAGAAAACAAATAAAAGTTCAAGATACTCCCTATTTATTTATAGATGAAGATGAAACACTCCCTGTTTTTTCTACAATGATTGCTATTCCGAATAGGGGAGGGGTGAATCTCCTTGTTTCCAATAGCTCAAAATCCACAATTAACGATTTTACCGCTGATTTTAATGATGTTTTGATGCGAGAAAGTCAGCAGGGTAGATATTCTGATGTTCTTTATCCTGCCAATAATGTCGTAATTTCAGAGCCACAGATATTGCGCGATTTCAGAGTGATAACTTTAAACATTTATCCCTTTCAATATAACCGGAATAACCGGACCCTATTTATTAATGAAAATATGGAGATAACCTTAAAGTTTGATAATCGGACAGCTGGCAACGAACTGAATTCCGATACTGATGTATCTTGCAGTTTTGATTGTATTTACAAGGGGCTTATATTAAACTATGATTCCGTAATGCAAACACGGAATGTTAGTTATAGAAATCCTGTGATGCTGGTTATTTATGGCAATTTTACAGATACAAACTATTTATCCAAAATAAATGAATATGTTACCTGGAAAAGGCAGAAGGGCTTTATTGTAAACGCTGTTAGCACCAGTGTTACCGGAACATCCAATACAAGCATAAAGAGTTATATCCAAAATGCTTATAACAATGTATCCACTCGCCCCGATTATATTACTTTGATTGGAGATACAGATGGAAATATTGCCGTACCAAGTAATAGCTCTTATGTGGATTATCAATATACCTGGCTGGCTGGTAACGATAACTTGGGTGATGTGATGATTGGCAGGATTTCCGTTAATTCTACTTCTGATCTGGATGTAATTATGGCAAAAATTATTTCTCTGGAGAAGAATATCAGCCAGCATTCAACTGATTGGTTGAATAGAATGGTTTTAGTAGGAGATTCCAGCTCTTCAGGTATCTCAACGATTTATACAAATAGATACATTCGTGATATTTCGGAAGAAATTAATCCTGCATATACTTATACTGAGGTCTATGGTTCCAGCCCCAGTAACACAACAACTAATAGTGCAATTAATCAAGGTGTTGCCTTTTATAACTTCCGGGGTTATATAGGTATGAATAGTTGGCCCAGCACAATGTCTTCCTTATATAATTCCTATAAACTCTTTCATTCAGTATTTATTACTTGTAACACTGGAACTTTCTATGGCTCTTCTCAAACCTCTACTACAGAACAAGTTATTCGTATGGGAACCGCTGCGTCTTTAGGAGGTGCCGTAACTTCAATTGGAATGGCTACTTCATCCACTCATACACCAATGAACAATTGTTTGAATGTAGGTATCTTTCACGGAATTTACAATCTGGGAATGAGGGATATGTCTTCCGCAATGCTTTATGCAAAGTTATACCTGAATTCTATTTATGGTATAAGCCATCCTACTCAAGCATTGGATTTTGCCGGTTATTGTAATCTGATGGGTGATCCTACTGCTATGGTTTATGTAGGAACTCCTGGAAGTTTTACCGTTATGGCTCCTGCAACTATTCCTACCGGTTCAACCAATGTCAGAATTGGAACAACAAATAATAACGGAGAATGCGTTGAAGGTGCTTATGTAACTTTAACAACGACTTCCGGTTTACAGTTAACCGGAATTACGGACGCTACCGGTTTTGTTACTATAAATCTACCTTCCGATTTAAGTCAGAACCTGGTTTTAACCGTTGCTAAGGATGATTATATGGCGTTTACTGGAACAATAACATTAAACACGAATGGAGGCATTGTATATGACAGCTATGTTTTGGATGATGATACGGCTACAGGAAATGGCGATGGAACACTTAATGCTGGTGAAGAAGTAAACCTCTATGTAACTTTGAAAAATACGGGTTCATCTACTCTGTTCGTTAATGGTAGTGTAACTACTACAGATTCTTTTATAACTTTGAGACAATATGATCGCTTGGAATTTGGGGATATTGCTGCCGGTAATTATGGTGAAAACATTACTCCCATTGTATTTTCCGTTTCTCCCACCTGCCCTGACCGACATACTTCTATTTTAGTTCTTACGGCTCAAGCATCAGGCAATAATTGGACGATAAACATCCCTGTTATCGTTCGTAATGGTAACCTGGAAATGCAAAGCTATACCTTTGTTGGTATAACTAATAATATTATCACTCCAGGAGTTTCCTGTCCCTTTACTTTTTCTCTGAAAAACACAGGTATTTCTACTCTACAAAATGTTTACGGTAATTTACAGTCGCTCAGTAATTATTTCGTGGTTCAGGATGCTGAGGGTTTTTTTGGCAATATTGCACCCAATTCTACGGTCACTAATAGTTCTGACAGTTTTACTATTTTTGCTCGTGGCAGCAGTGTAAACGGAATGGTTATTCCGTTGATTCTTACACTTTCTAACGCTAATGGCTACATACAAACATTACATTTAAGTATTACCATCGGAACAACTATTGTGAATGATCCTTTAGGTCAGGATGCTTACGGGTATTTTATCTATGATCAAACGGATATTGCTTATCCACTATGTCCCGCCTATCAATGGATTCCTATAGCTCCTACTGAAGGAGGAAGTGGAACATTACTTTCCTTAACAGACCCGGGTAATGCTTCTGATGAAGGGGATGCTACGAACGCCGTAGCTATTCAGACAATAAATTTACCTTTTCCCTTTACTTTTTACGGCAGGCAATATACTCAGGCATCCATTACTTCCAATGGCTTTATTGCATTTGGTGCTACACAAGATGCGGACTGGAGAAATTGGCGTTTACCGGGTGCTGGAGGTCCTAATTGTATGATTGCCGCTTTCTGGGATGACCTGCAGTTGGGCACTGGAAGCGGAGTTTATACTTATTACAATTCTGGGAATCATTATTTTGTGGTGGAATGGTATAATCTAATATCAGGATTTGACAATGCAACTAATGAAACCTTTCAAGCAATATTATATGATCCTGTTTATTATCCCACTATAACTAATGACGGGCAAATCAAACTCCAATATAAGGTCTTTAATAATATAGACCAAGGTAGTGGGGATACATATCCCCATGGAAATTATTGTAGCATTGGCATTAAAGACCACTACGGAACTGATGGACTGGAATATACTTTCAACAATACTTATCCTACAGCGGCAAGCCCTTTAAGTAATGAAAAAGCATTGTTTATAAGTACTCCTGGCATAATTTCCGGTTTACCACATCTGAACATTGCTGGAACAACTATTCTTGACTCCAATTTTAATAACCATCTGGAACCGGGTGAAACAGCTCAACTGCAAGTTTTACTTATAAATAACGGGCTTTCTGTTGCAGAAAATGTTACCGCCGTGCTTACCTGTTCCGATTCTTATGTTACAATTAATAATAGTACAGCTAATTACGGAAATATTGCTGCTGATTCTCAAGCTTTACCTCAAAACAATTTTATTTTAAGTATATCTCCCTCTTGCCCTGGAGGTCATACAATTAACTTTGCATTAACTCTTTCAGGCAGTGGATTAAATTGGAATTATTCCTTTTCTCTGGAGGTTTATGTTCCAATACTTGAATTTGGAACTTATACTGTGTTAGATTCTAATGGTGACTTTGATGAAATATTAGATCCCGGTGAAACAGCAAGCATCTCTGTTCAATTATTGAATACTGGAGAAGTAGCCAGCACTGCTGGAACGGTAATGATTACTACATCTACTGAAGGAATTAATATTATTGCAGGAACAGCTCAGTTTGCCTCCATTGCTGGAAACGGAACTGCTACTCTTGTTTTTACTCTTAGTGCGGATGCTTCAGTTGCCGTTGGAACTATGGCTGATATTCTGTGTTCCGCCGTTGCCGGAAATTATTCTGCCTCAACGAATATTATTCTGGAAATCGGAGCACCTTTAGAAATTACAATCGGGACTGGAACCGGAACGCAAAATTATCCTTTGGATAGATATTATAACTATTCTGCGCATGAAGCAATTTATCTTGCCAGCGAAATTGGTATTGCAGGTGAAATTAAGTCCCTTGCTTATTATAAAGCTCAAGGTGTAGATGTAAACCCGATAGAAAGTGTATCTATTTATCTGAAACATACGCAAAGCACAAACCTCAGCTCCGGAGATTATAGTTTGGATGGATATACATTGGTTTATAACGGTTCTTTGCCTAATAATGCAACTTCCGGTTGGATGGAAATTACTCTAAGCCCAAGGTTCCTTTACAATGGAGTCGATAATCTTTCTGCCCTCTGCGTAAAAGGATATCAACAATACATAAACAATTATCCATTGTGGAGTTATACCAGTAGTGCATCATCACGGGCAAGGCAAAATCATAGTGATAGTGCAGCTCCCACAGATCTTTCCGCTACCAACAATCTACCTAATATCCGCTTTAAAATCTTTGCAGATAACAGTATAATCTTTCCCCCCACTGCTTT is a window encoding:
- a CDS encoding C25 family cysteine peptidase → MKQSKCLTLLFVTILLLPLAIFANSGSDKNAFSIINSSSSEIKIQFSLPEWQIKQIDDKGEIRKQIKVQDTPYLFIDEDETLPVFSTMIAIPNRGGVNLLVSNSSKSTINDFTADFNDVLMRESQQGRYSDVLYPANNVVISEPQILRDFRVITLNIYPFQYNRNNRTLFINENMEITLKFDNRTAGNELNSDTDVSCSFDCIYKGLILNYDSVMQTRNVSYRNPVMLVIYGNFTDTNYLSKINEYVTWKRQKGFIVNAVSTSVTGTSNTSIKSYIQNAYNNVSTRPDYITLIGDTDGNIAVPSNSSYVDYQYTWLAGNDNLGDVMIGRISVNSTSDLDVIMAKIISLEKNISQHSTDWLNRMVLVGDSSSSGISTIYTNRYIRDISEEINPAYTYTEVYGSSPSNTTTNSAINQGVAFYNFRGYIGMNSWPSTMSSLYNSYKLFHSVFITCNTGTFYGSSQTSTTEQVIRMGTAASLGGAVTSIGMATSSTHTPMNNCLNVGIFHGIYNLGMRDMSSAMLYAKLYLNSIYGISHPTQALDFAGYCNLMGDPTAMVYVGTPGSFTVMAPATIPTGSTNVRIGTTNNNGECVEGAYVTLTTTSGLQLTGITDATGFVTINLPSDLSQNLVLTVAKDDYMAFTGTITLNTNGGIVYDSYVLDDDTATGNGDGTLNAGEEVNLYVTLKNTGSSTLFVNGSVTTTDSFITLRQYDRLEFGDIAAGNYGENITPIVFSVSPTCPDRHTSILVLTAQASGNNWTINIPVIVRNGNLEMQSYTFVGITNNIITPGVSCPFTFSLKNTGISTLQNVYGNLQSLSNYFVVQDAEGFFGNIAPNSTVTNSSDSFTIFARGSSVNGMVIPLILTLSNANGYIQTLHLSITIGTTIVNDPLGQDAYGYFIYDQTDIAYPLCPAYQWIPIAPTEGGSGTLLSLTDPGNASDEGDATNAVAIQTINLPFPFTFYGRQYTQASITSNGFIAFGATQDADWRNWRLPGAGGPNCMIAAFWDDLQLGTGSGVYTYYNSGNHYFVVEWYNLISGFDNATNETFQAILYDPVYYPTITNDGQIKLQYKVFNNIDQGSGDTYPHGNYCSIGIKDHYGTDGLEYTFNNTYPTAASPLSNEKALFISTPGIISGLPHLNIAGTTILDSNFNNHLEPGETAQLQVLLINNGLSVAENVTAVLTCSDSYVTINNSTANYGNIAADSQALPQNNFILSISPSCPGGHTINFALTLSGSGLNWNYSFSLEVYVPILEFGTYTVLDSNGDFDEILDPGETASISVQLLNTGEVASTAGTVMITTSTEGINIIAGTAQFASIAGNGTATLVFTLSADASVAVGTMADILCSAVAGNYSASTNIILEIGAPLEITIGTGTGTQNYPLDRYYNYSAHEAIYLASEIGIAGEIKSLAYYKAQGVDVNPIESVSIYLKHTQSTNLSSGDYSLDGYTLVYNGSLPNNATSGWMEITLSPRFLYNGVDNLSALCVKGYQQYINNYPLWSYTSSASSRARQNHSDSAAPTDLSATNNLPNIRFKIFADNSIIFPPTALTATPGNGIVTLSWQAPITGNINSYNIYRNNALYDNVANRQTYYDVDVINGTTYSYYLTSVSGTNESLPTSTVQATPNNTTSIVAIIGSGTSVTGTSTASPINIYYRSAHGQSVYTAAELNAAGIYGPVDFLQLGYYIAGSPTYALPNFLIRMKHTTATNASSWQTATGMTTVYTNASYMPVSSGWDMLTLTTPFHWNGTDNIVIDTAFGLVSQWNSSGTVQYTTVTNGYRYAWDDNNDQTNVFTGSNISSNRPNIKIVVPTQAQSALISVNPGQLNFGAVEIGSSTTLPFTIQNTGNQLLGGYFTIPSGYVFANPAKNSFEDGNINKERNNLQFAIQAGNSFTFNLIFTPTAETSYNGNLLIASNAVNNHNYNLALIGRGFYSSLATPIVNIMPGTNSIILHWNTVPNANSYQVYKSDSPTGVFTLIGTTTQLQFTDTSVNKGFYYIKASTQNPLAKK